AAGCGCTTAAGCAGTTCCAAGGTTGACGATTTCAAGCCAGCAGCCATAGGTGGGAATAGACGTCAGTTGCTTTAACACTACGCGGCAACAAGAGATTGTGCCAAGTCAGCGTACTCATGACCAAAAAGGGAGTTAGTATCTGTCCAGTCTGTCTAGTAAGGATTTTGATGGCCCAGAAGACCCTACCTCCATCGGGAGACGGTTTCGAGAAGATATACTAGTCTAGTGATTTTCCCATCCTTAATCTAAGCTGTTCACGCCTGCATGGGTTTTTGGAAGAGTCTATTTCTCGGGTCTGAGTCTGCCGCGTCGCCCAAAGGCCTGCCGTCGCGTGGCTATCTAGCCGATCTCCCCAACGCTGATGAGAACAGTCGTATCATATTTAGCACCGATCGTGATCTCGATCTCTATGAATTAGAGGAGCTCTGTGATGCCGTCGGTTGGGCCCGTCGCCCGATTCGCAAGGTGAAAAAGGCGATTCAACACAGCTTTGTCGTCGTCACCATGTGGGAAGAACGGGGAGCGCGGCGACGACTCATCGGCTTCTCGCGCGCTACCTCAGACCACGCCTTCAATGCAACTATTTGGGATGTGGTCGTCCATCCAGATTTTCAAGGCAAGGGGCTGGGCAAGGCATTGATGAAGCAACTGATTAAGACCCTGAGGAATGCAGACATCAGCAATGTCACGCTGTTTGCAGATCCTCATGTCGTCGAGTTTTACCGCAATCTAGGATTCATGCCAGACCCAGAGGGAATCAAGGGGATGTTTTGGTATCCTGACTAGCCAGCAACAGTCGGGCTTCTCGAATCCACACGGCCATCTCAGCGGGGCCAGGGCAAAGATCAGAGCGGCGTAAGGTTGCGACCTGTAGCCGCTTCACCAGGGGATGTAAGCGACTGAGAGACGTTCGTGCCAATTGGGCCACCGAAGCAATACCAGCATGCAGCAACAATCCATTGTATTGACATCCCACACTGGGTAGCCGGGCTAAGTCGGCTAACGCTATCCATTTGTTGACGTAGCGTGGGGTCAGACGCAGTGTCGTGGCTAACTGCTGACGGGTCGATTTGGCCTGGCCGTAGCTGAATAAGTCTAAGGTGGTGTGGATGCCTACTTGAGCCAGTTGATGACAGTGCTCGGGACTGAGGCCAGGCAATTCTGTCAAGTTCCAATTGGACGGGCGCATTACCATGAACTCGGAGAACAGTGGTCTAAATCTGTGCTCCGATGCTATCGCTAAACCAACGGAATAGGTGATGAGCTGATTGATAACCATTGGCCCCCATGAGAAAGCGGGCTATACTAGGGGACGAGTCTTACGGGATGTAGCGCAGCTTGGTAGCGCGCCTGCTTTGGGAGCAGGATGTCGCAGGTTCAAATCCTGTCATCCCGATTTGAAAACCGCTTAGCCAGTCCTGGTTGGTATAGTGCTAGCCAATGTACTGCTAGCCAATATAGTGCTAGCCGATGTAGAGAGTGTCCCAGTCAGCCGCAGTAGTGCTAAAAGGTTTAGTATCTTGAAAAGGCTGATGCACAGGAGCTGTTGCGGTCACTAGCTTTGGCTGAAACAGTTTCATCGTGCAGTTTTCGATGCAGTTATAGGCGCAGTTTTAGCGGTCAATACCTTATGAATACTTGGATTCGCACAGCAGTTTGGGGCTTGTTAGGTAGCACCACCCTGGGAATGGTGATAGGACAATCCGCAGCATTAGCCCTACCCCAAAGTGAAATCGTCACCAAGTTAGAGCGAGTACCCGTTTTCTTAATCCTGAATGGTGATGGGCAGCCGCTGACGGTGTCCCCTTCTGAAGAGCGCCAGGATGCTAAATTTCCTGTGGTATTCATGGATGCCCAAGAAGCTGAAGAGGCGTTGGATAACGCCCGGGAACAGGACACCAATGCTCAGATAGCACTGCTGGATCTGGGCACCCTCTATGAGCAGACCCAGACGGACGAGGGGGAAGTGCCTCTGATGTATTTCCCAGAGGAAGATGAACTGCAAGCAGCTACTACCCTCCAGGAAGAGTTTCGGGGCGTGCCCCTGTTCTTAGCCCGTCAGGGCAGCGATGGTCCCTATCTCACAATTAATCAAAATGGTCAGTCATCTCTGCCAGTCTTCTTCTCGCGGCAGGATCTGCAGTCTTTGCTGGATCGATTCTTGCAGCAAAATGCCGAGGTGACGGCTGAGGATATCTCGGTGCAGGTGCTCTCCCTGGAATGGTTGCTGCAGGCAATGCGGTCTAATGATGATCCAGCCCTAGATGAACAATTGCAGCAAATCCGTCTATTTCCCTCCTCGGATGTGCTGCAATATGTGCGATCGCAAATCGCAGAACCCGACTCAGGGGCTGACGGGGTAACCCCAGAGGCTGAATAATTACCCTCCCTAAAATCAGCAACCCTGGGGCTGACTCCGGTCAGCCCCAGAATTTTTTATGGCATTGGTCAGTCAGCTTAGAACATGACTGCCTGCTCAGTAGACTAGCCGCGGCAGGCTGATGGGTTTGCCACTGCCCAAAGCACCATGCCGGTTGCTTGGTCTAGCCCCCCTCATTCCTCGGCATGCGGCTGCAAAACCTTGGCCAAAAAAAGTCACCCGCCGTAGAGGGTGACCCTGAGATTAACGAGGTTAGGGTGAACCGATGACCTCTTTAGTAAGCTCCCTTACGGGTTAGCACCACCAAGATAGTTTGCATAATCAGGCTCAGGTCATACCAAACAGACCAGTGTTGCTGGTAGCTAACATCCATGGCAACGATCTGTTCAAAGTCATTCACTCCCGAACGCCCCTTGACTTGCCATTCCCCGGTGATGCCGGGTTTAACATGCAGCCGTTGCCAGTGATGACGGCGGTACTGCATCACCTCACTGACGGTCGGGGGACGGGTTCCCACCAAGCTCATATCCCCCATCAGCACGTTCCAGAATTGGGGGAGCTCATCGAGACTGGTGCGACGCAGAAAGCGGCCAACACGAGTGATGCGGGGATCGTTTTTGTTCTTAAAAATCAGCCCCTGAGCCTCGTTGTTGACTAAGTGCTGCAGGCGATCCGCATCGCGCACCATGGAGCGAAACTTCCAGATACGGAAGGTCTTACCCTGGTGACCACAGCGGACTTGGCTGTAAAGAATCGAACCGGGATTATCGAACTGAATTGCAATGACGATGGGGATGGCAATAATTGTCGTCAGGACCAACCCCACCAGGGCACCCACCACATCGATCAAGCGCTTCCAAGAGCTAGTCACCGATGGATGCAGAGGAGCCGCAGCCGCAGCCGACTGGGCAATCACCGGATTGGTACGACCTCCTAGTAGAGGTGAAGCATCTGCAGCTGAGGGTTGTTGAGAGGTCATTGGAATAGAAAGATTAGGACCTGTAACCACGCTCGCCTTCTGCCTCCTTAAACTCGTTAGGCATCGGTTCAGTCTTATCCTAGGGGCCAGCATTTCAGAGCTGGTTAAAATTACCGAGCAATTCGTCTAATCTTTGAACTGCCTCAGCCTAGTATGAAGCTACTACGGATTTTTACGGAGAAGATGCTAACTAGGCTACAAACATTTACGGCAGAAACCCTGATATCCGGTAAGCTGAAGCAGCCCAATGGGCACCTGCAACCAGACCAGCGACCTTTTTGGTCCCTGGGATTGCAGGATCCTTACGCTGACGAAGCCTGTATCGGTAGATGCTAAATCTTAGAGTGGCCACCGAGATTGACGGTCGCCTAGGCTACTTGACACCATCGGCCATGGCTAACGATTGCCTGCAAGCAAGCAAGGTGCTTCCCGTAATCACGCCTAGGTGGCCAAACGATGGATCAGATGATCGAACAAGTGATGGGCCAACTCCAATTTGGGACACAGCGCCATTGCCTGTTGCCCTCCATGACGATCCAACACCACCGCCTGGTTCCAATCGGAGCCAAATCCACCGGTTGGTTGATCGATTGGGTTGGCGACGATGGCATCTAACCCCTTAGCCTGGAGCTTGGCCATAGCCGCTGGAACCACCTGACCTGTTTGAGCGGCAAAGCCGATCAGGCGCTGGTGAGGCTGTTTGCGCCGGGCCAGGTCGGCGGCGATATCTGGCACTGGTAGTAAAGGCAACGCCTCGGGCAATTTAGCCTTGGGTAGTTTTTCGGGAAATGACTGGGCTGGCTTTACATCAGCGACAGCCGCCGCTAAGAAGATCCAGTCAGCCTGAGGCAAGACAGTCACCATTGCCTGCTGCATCGCCTCGGCATCGGTCACGGCAATGGTCTCAATGCCCTCTAGGGGCTGCAGCAATTCGGCGGCGACCGACCCGTGAATCAATGTCACTTGGGCCCCGCGATGGTAAGCTGCCTGAGCTAGGGCAATGCCCATCTTGCCACTGGCTGGATTGCCGATGAAGCGTACGGCATCTAGGTATTCGCGGGTACTACCGGTATTGATCACAACCCGCTGTCCGCTCAGGTCACGGTCCCCTTGGGTGTGTAGCAGAGATCGAATATGGGCCAGGATTTGAGCCGGTTCTGCTAGGCGACCCGGGCCGGTGCGATCGCAAGCCAATCGTCCGGCCCCGGGACCGACCCAGTGACTTCTGGGATCTTGTTGCAGCCGTTGCCAGTTGCGCTGGACCGAGGGTTGCCACCACATATCGGTATTCATCGCCGGGGCCAGCAATAGCGGTGCCGTCGACGCCAAAACCGTATTAGTCAACAAATTATCGGCCAATCCCAGGGCCAGCTTTGCCAGGGAATTGGCCGTCAGCGGTGCCAATACCAGCACCTCGGCCCACTCTCCCAGAGCAATGTGCAAGGGGCGAGCGTGGGTTGGCTGCCAAAAATCAGCGTCGGTGTAAGCAGGGTGGCGGCACAGGGTCGCCACCGTCAGGGGAGTGACAAATGCCTGGGCCGCCTCCGTCAGCACGGCTCGTACCTCCACCCCTTCCTTCACCAGGGTAGAAATTACCCCTACCGCCTTATAGGCAGCGATGCCCCCTCCTATGCCTATTAATACCCGCCGCGTCTGATTCAACTGCATCTTCAGCAATGGATTGCCTAATACTCTGCGGCAGACATAACACCGCCATGGACTAGAGGGCAAGGCTGCATGTATCAGGTCGCACGGACACTCCCTTATTGTCCTCTGGCGTCTGCCTTAGCGCCCTACGCCTCATCAAAGGGTTCGATATCCAGGAGGTGCCCGTAGGGAGTCGCGAGTTCTGGGCGTTGAAAGGCGATTGCCCGCAGTAAATGCCAGTCTTGCAGCCCTTCAAAGGCATTATCATAGGCGTCTTGCTCCAGGCGCTTAGCCAGCTCTGCGACGGACTCCGGTGTCATTTCGGAGATCGTCTCCTGGGACACATGTAAGGTCGTCATAACTATCCCCCTTCTATCTGCATAGCAGATGCTGTTTCACTGCTTATGCTATCGGCTAGGCACCTAGGTCATGGTGAGTTCGCGTCAATTCTTTGTAAAGTCACCTCGGCAAACCCACAAGTCCTGTCAGTCCAGCGCGAACGCTACCGTTTTTCCTGGGGGCATCTTCTAGGGTTGACCGGGGACACCGCTTGAAGCTACTAGGAAAGCCACAGGTTAGGATCGCCTTTCAGAGTCCTGAGGCTTCCCACTCAGATGAGTCAACGCTGTCCTGATTAGGGTCAATGCCTGGGGTGAAATTTCGTGCCCCATGGGTAATTCGTGGTATTGCACCGATAGCCCTGCTGCCTGTAGGGTGGCGCGCGCCTGCTGAGCTAGGGCCAGCGGCACCACTGGATCAAAAGTTCCGTGCACCATCACAATGGGGCGAGGCGTTACGGTGGCTGGCAACGGACCATGGCAGTAACCGCTGAGGATGATCAATCCGGCTAGGGGTAAGCTCAAGCCCACGTCTAGGGCCATGGCTCCCCCTTGGGAAAAGCCAGCCAGCACCGTGCGGGTTAAGGGAATACCGGAGTCCTCTGGTAACGATCGCAGCCACTGGGAAAGGCGTTGACGGCTCTCCTGCAGATCAGATTGCTGATGTAGAGCAGGGGGAGCATCGGCATTAAATTGGGCTGGCAAGTCGTACCACATTCGTCCCCCTGGGGCATAGGGATGGGCAAAGGGAGCTTCCGGGAAAGAAAAGCGCACCCCTGGCAGGGTGATGTAACTGGTGAGTCCTACCAGGTCACTGGCATTGGCGCCCCAACCGTGGAGAGCGACGACTAGCCAATCATCAGGCTGCGGAGAGGCAATGGGTAGGGAAAGGGCAGTCAGCGTCAGGGGAATCATCTCCATGAATGAAATCGCCTCTTGAAATCGCCTCTTATTGTAGAAGGGGCAGCGCCGCATTCCCGATGTATGTCCGTCCTGGGACTCCCCAGTTACCGCAATGACCCTTGCTACCAAAATTACCGCCTCACGCCTATTGGCAGTGCCACTACTGCTCTACTGGCTGCAGTCGCCGACCGCAACCGAGCAATGGCTAGCCTTGGGGATTTTTTTGCTGGCAGCGGGAACTGACTGGCTAGATGGCTATGTCGCCCGCCGCCTGAATCAAGTTTCGGATCTAGGTAAATTTTTAGACCCCCTAGTCGATAAGTTATTGGTGCTAGCCCCCTTGATAGCTTTGGTGGAGCTACGGGTATTGCCAGCTTGGGGGGTGTTTTTGATCCTGGCTCGAGAATTAGCTGTAGCGGGCTGGCGGGTAACCCCGACTCTACAGGCCGCAGGGGTGCCGGGCGCTAACCTGTGGGGAAAGGCAAAAACCGGGGTGCAAATCCTTGCCATTGCCCTGCTGCTAGCCCCGTTGCCTGCTCCCTGGCCAGACATTGCTCAGGTCAGTTTCTGGCTGGCGGTGGTGCTGACCTGGGTATCTGGGGTAGTTTATCTCTGGCCTAAATCGTCATGAGTCTCGCCGCTGGCTCTCTCTTATAATAGGAGCTTACGATTTTTCTCCAGAACCGTGATAGTAATCTGTTGGTTGCGATCGCAGGGTCTGTCGTTGCTTAGTGTTGCTTCTTACCTATGGCCTCAGATTCCATTTCATCGGATGCCCACAGTGGTTCCTCACGCGAGGACATTCGCGCCGCTCGCCTCGACAAGGTAGCGCAACTACAGCAGCTTGGTGTCAATCCCTTTGCCTATAAATGGACCACCACCCACACCGCCGCTGATTTACAGGCCAAGTATGCCGACCTAGACGCGGGGGCAGAGTTGGATGTGGAGATCTCTGTAGCAGGCCGAATTATGGCCCGGCGTGTGTTTGGTAAGCTGGCCTTCTTTGGGCTCCAGGACGAAACTGGGACCATTCAGCTCTACCTCGACAAGAAAACCATTCAACAGGGCATGGCGGACAGGGATCCCCAGGCCTTCAATCACCTGAAGCACCTCACGGATGTGGGCGATATCCTCGGCGCCCACGGCACCCTGAAGCGCACCGAGAAGGGGGAACTATCGGTGAAGGTGCAGCAGTATGCCATGTTGACTAAATCCTTGCTGCCCCTACCCGATAAATGGCATGGCCTCACCGATGTGGCCAAGCGCTATCGCCAACGCTATGTGGATTTGATCGTCAACCCCGAGGTGCGCCAGACCTTTCGCCAGCGAGCCTTGATTACTGCTGGTATCCGTCGTTACTTAGAGGATCGAGGGTTTTTAGAAATTGAAACGCCGGTGCTTCAAACCGACGCCGGAGGGGCAGAGGCGCGCCCCTTTACCACCTATCACAATGCCCTGGAGATGCCCCTCTACCTGCGCATCGCCACAGAACTGCACCTGAAACGGTTGGTCGTGGGCGGCTTTGAAAAAGTCTTCGAAATTGGCCGCATTTTTCGCAATGAAGGGGTCTCTACCCGCCACAATCCAGAATTTACCAGCGTCGAATTTTATCAGGCTTACGCCGACTACCACGATTTCATGGCACTCACTGAAGAGATGGTGGCCACCATTGCCCAAGAGGTGCTGGGAACTCTGAGCATTACCTATCAGGGTGACACCATTGACCTCAGCCCTCCCTGGCGGCGGGTAACCATGCATGAGCTGGTGCAGGCGCATACGGGGCTAGACTTTCACCAATTTGCCACTCTGGCGGAGGCCAAGGCGGCAGTCAAGCAGCTGAACTTGCATGGGGTGGAAGACTGTGACTCGCTGGGGAAGCTGCTGAATCAAGTGTTTGAGCAAACCATCGAAGCCACCTTGATTCAACCCACGTTTCTGATGGACCATCCGCTGGAAATTTCTCCCCTATCGAAGCCCCATCGCAGTAAGCCAGGAGTAGTCGAGCGGTTTGAATTATTTATCGCCGGGCGGGAGACGGCCAACGGCTTCTCGGAGCTGACCGATCCCATCGATCAACGCCAGCGGTTTGAACAGCAGGCGGCCCGCAAGGCGGCTGGCGATCTAGAAGCTCAGGGGGTGGACGAAGATTTCCTCACGGCTCTGGAGTATGGCATGCCCCCGACCTGTGGGGCTGGCATCGGTATCGATCGGCTGGTGATGTTGTTGACCGACTGTGCTAGCATTCGCGATGCGATCGCATTTCCCCTACTCAAACCCGACCGTGGCGACGACACCGAGAAAACTCCATAGCCCTGGCTCCCAAACCAGCCACTAGACCAACGGATGGTAGTCTGGACGGCTGTTCCCCCGGCCCTAAATACGGTAAACCTAAGGCAAGGAGCGGTAGCTCCCGCGAGTCTGCGAAACAGTAACGAGATCTCCACCACGGAGGTGTTGGCTGTCGGCGTGTGTTCTCATCTGTCTATGACGTTCCTCAATCTGGTCTTCCCTGATTTCCACAGAATTGCCAGAGGGTCTAGAAAAATGAGATAGGCTGAAAGCAAAAAATATCGCGTTGGCCAGATAGCTGGGGACAGTCAATATTGGTCAAGGTCCCAGCTGGTATGCCCAGGCAGAAGTAGGAAGGCAGCTTGCCCTGAGCCTTAGTCATGGGGAAGACAGCAGGAGAAATCCTGATCAATACACAGCCTTTCCGCGCGAGGCGTTCTTTCTGCCCCAGAGTACCAGCAAGCTATCTGGCGGTGACCGTACCATGCTCCTGTGGTGGTTACCCTCCCAGTTACCAGGAATGGTTCTCTGGGTACCTTTAGGTTGATGTTGTTAGCCTCCAGATTGGCTTAGAGGCTGCTTCTAGCGCTCCCACCGTTGACTGCCCTCGTGCAAACGACACCATGGCC
This portion of the Halomicronema hongdechloris C2206 genome encodes:
- a CDS encoding sugar transferase, which gives rise to MTSQQPSAADASPLLGGRTNPVIAQSAAAAAPLHPSVTSSWKRLIDVVGALVGLVLTTIIAIPIVIAIQFDNPGSILYSQVRCGHQGKTFRIWKFRSMVRDADRLQHLVNNEAQGLIFKNKNDPRITRVGRFLRRTSLDELPQFWNVLMGDMSLVGTRPPTVSEVMQYRRHHWQRLHVKPGITGEWQVKGRSGVNDFEQIVAMDVSYQQHWSVWYDLSLIMQTILVVLTRKGAY
- the pgsA gene encoding CDP-diacylglycerol--glycerol-3-phosphate 3-phosphatidyltransferase produces the protein MTLATKITASRLLAVPLLLYWLQSPTATEQWLALGIFLLAAGTDWLDGYVARRLNQVSDLGKFLDPLVDKLLVLAPLIALVELRVLPAWGVFLILARELAVAGWRVTPTLQAAGVPGANLWGKAKTGVQILAIALLLAPLPAPWPDIAQVSFWLAVVLTWVSGVVYLWPKSS
- a CDS encoding alpha/beta hydrolase, whose protein sequence is MEMIPLTLTALSLPIASPQPDDWLVVALHGWGANASDLVGLTSYITLPGVRFSFPEAPFAHPYAPGGRMWYDLPAQFNADAPPALHQQSDLQESRQRLSQWLRSLPEDSGIPLTRTVLAGFSQGGAMALDVGLSLPLAGLIILSGYCHGPLPATVTPRPIVMVHGTFDPVVPLALAQQARATLQAAGLSVQYHELPMGHEISPQALTLIRTALTHLSGKPQDSERRS
- a CDS encoding Tic22 family protein, whose protein sequence is MNTWIRTAVWGLLGSTTLGMVIGQSAALALPQSEIVTKLERVPVFLILNGDGQPLTVSPSEERQDAKFPVVFMDAQEAEEALDNAREQDTNAQIALLDLGTLYEQTQTDEGEVPLMYFPEEDELQAATTLQEEFRGVPLFLARQGSDGPYLTINQNGQSSLPVFFSRQDLQSLLDRFLQQNAEVTAEDISVQVLSLEWLLQAMRSNDDPALDEQLQQIRLFPSSDVLQYVRSQIAEPDSGADGVTPEAE
- the isiD gene encoding protein IsiD codes for the protein MTTLHVSQETISEMTPESVAELAKRLEQDAYDNAFEGLQDWHLLRAIAFQRPELATPYGHLLDIEPFDEA
- a CDS encoding DUF4332 domain-containing protein, with amino-acid sequence MRPSNWNLTELPGLSPEHCHQLAQVGIHTTLDLFSYGQAKSTRQQLATTLRLTPRYVNKWIALADLARLPSVGCQYNGLLLHAGIASVAQLARTSLSRLHPLVKRLQVATLRRSDLCPGPAEMAVWIREARLLLASQDTKTSP
- the lysS gene encoding lysine--tRNA ligase is translated as MASDSISSDAHSGSSREDIRAARLDKVAQLQQLGVNPFAYKWTTTHTAADLQAKYADLDAGAELDVEISVAGRIMARRVFGKLAFFGLQDETGTIQLYLDKKTIQQGMADRDPQAFNHLKHLTDVGDILGAHGTLKRTEKGELSVKVQQYAMLTKSLLPLPDKWHGLTDVAKRYRQRYVDLIVNPEVRQTFRQRALITAGIRRYLEDRGFLEIETPVLQTDAGGAEARPFTTYHNALEMPLYLRIATELHLKRLVVGGFEKVFEIGRIFRNEGVSTRHNPEFTSVEFYQAYADYHDFMALTEEMVATIAQEVLGTLSITYQGDTIDLSPPWRRVTMHELVQAHTGLDFHQFATLAEAKAAVKQLNLHGVEDCDSLGKLLNQVFEQTIEATLIQPTFLMDHPLEISPLSKPHRSKPGVVERFELFIAGRETANGFSELTDPIDQRQRFEQQAARKAAGDLEAQGVDEDFLTALEYGMPPTCGAGIGIDRLVMLLTDCASIRDAIAFPLLKPDRGDDTEKTP
- the coaBC gene encoding bifunctional phosphopantothenoylcysteine decarboxylase/phosphopantothenate--cysteine ligase CoaBC translates to MQLNQTRRVLIGIGGGIAAYKAVGVISTLVKEGVEVRAVLTEAAQAFVTPLTVATLCRHPAYTDADFWQPTHARPLHIALGEWAEVLVLAPLTANSLAKLALGLADNLLTNTVLASTAPLLLAPAMNTDMWWQPSVQRNWQRLQQDPRSHWVGPGAGRLACDRTGPGRLAEPAQILAHIRSLLHTQGDRDLSGQRVVINTGSTREYLDAVRFIGNPASGKMGIALAQAAYHRGAQVTLIHGSVAAELLQPLEGIETIAVTDAEAMQQAMVTVLPQADWIFLAAAVADVKPAQSFPEKLPKAKLPEALPLLPVPDIAADLARRKQPHQRLIGFAAQTGQVVPAAMAKLQAKGLDAIVANPIDQPTGGFGSDWNQAVVLDRHGGQQAMALCPKLELAHHLFDHLIHRLAT
- a CDS encoding GNAT family N-acetyltransferase, whose amino-acid sequence is MGFWKSLFLGSESAASPKGLPSRGYLADLPNADENSRIIFSTDRDLDLYELEELCDAVGWARRPIRKVKKAIQHSFVVVTMWEERGARRRLIGFSRATSDHAFNATIWDVVVHPDFQGKGLGKALMKQLIKTLRNADISNVTLFADPHVVEFYRNLGFMPDPEGIKGMFWYPD